A window of Osmerus mordax isolate fOsmMor3 chromosome 11, fOsmMor3.pri, whole genome shotgun sequence genomic DNA:
GCAGGAACAGGGTTATAAAACTAGTTTGTGTTGAAGGAAAACATCAATAAAGGCTCAAGGTTCAATTTTCCAATGGCATATTTGGAGATTGAGAAATGGATAGATACTCACTCAATGTCTTTTCGGACAGACCCCAGCAAGTCTTCCCTCTCCCGGATAGCCAGGAAATTGGCTTTAGTTTTGTGGAATTCATGAGTGTAGTCCTGCGACAACAAAAGATATTCCATAACATGGAACTTGGTAAAAGGTTTTCAAACAGCATTAAGGTCAGAATAATGTTGCTAGGTGACAATTTCAGGACTATTGTCACCAGCAGGAGATGTGTGTGATCTTAAGTTcatggtgtacgtgtgtgcacgtgggagggaggggggtgggggtacacCTGCAGgatatctctgtgtctctggagggtgTGCATGAGAGCAGCATTCAAGGAGGACACTCCTGGTGTGCTGGTGTACTCCGCCATCTTGTCATTTACCCCTGTAAGCTGCCAAAAAGAGATAAATAGGTAagatctacacaaacacacaaattaaGTCCTCACATTCCAACACCTGGCTATATGTGTCTGCATCCCTCTAAAACAGTCACTAATGACATCCTTTTATTGTTATTTGAGTGACTGGAAAATGTTACCTTAGCCAACAGCTGTTCCATTTCCACAGACATGGTGTCAAACATCCTGTCTTGTGTTGAGTTGTTTAGGAGAGGTGTTGTGTCTGAGCTGCTGAAGgtcagaaagggacagagattGACAAAAGAACAGAAAAGTAGTAAGAAATGTAAGCAAATCAGTGAGAAGAAAAATATGAAAGGAGGTATTTCTCTGGATATTTTATGCTTTTACATTTAGGACAGAATCACTATCAGTACGTTTTTCTTTAATTTCAACTTTCCAAATATGTGACCCCACTGAGTCATTTTGTTATTTGAAGGCGCTAGGTCACAAATATAATAAAACTGAGCCATGAACATACCTGTCTCCTCTACGACCATCTCTGGAAGTACTGTAGCTGGTACACAGCTTGCTGAAGGAGACCAGCTTCATGTCAAGCTCATTCTCCAGCTGCCTAGCCTGCTTTCGCAGATCTGTAATGTAAAATTGACAAATATAAAATTACCAAACCAGCTTAGGCTACTGCACGCAACTGACAGTggtttggggggtggggagctAAATCGTGATGTCAGAGAGTTGTCATATGTCAACGGGGGAGGCTTGTTAAATTGGAAGATTCAGAAGTAATGCACAGAATTTATCAGGTGGGTAGGTTTCCTA
This region includes:
- the gosr1 gene encoding Golgi SNAP receptor complex member 1 isoform X2, producing MAGGSSNYWEDLRKQARQLENELDMKLVSFSKLCTSYSTSRDGRRGDSSDTTPLLNNSTQDRMFDTMSVEMEQLLAKLTGVNDKMAEYTSTPGVSSLNAALMHTLQRHRDILQDYTHEFHKTKANFLAIREREDLLGSVRKDIETYKSGSGVNNRRTELFLKEHEHLRNSDRLMDDTISIAMATKENMTSQRGLLKSIQSRVNTLANRFPTINNLIQRINLRKRRDSLILGGVIGVCTILLLLYAFH
- the gosr1 gene encoding Golgi SNAP receptor complex member 1 isoform X1 — protein: MAGGSSNYWEDLRKQARQLENELDMKLVSFSKLCTSYSTSRDGRRGDSSSDTTPLLNNSTQDRMFDTMSVEMEQLLAKLTGVNDKMAEYTSTPGVSSLNAALMHTLQRHRDILQDYTHEFHKTKANFLAIREREDLLGSVRKDIETYKSGSGVNNRRTELFLKEHEHLRNSDRLMDDTISIAMATKENMTSQRGLLKSIQSRVNTLANRFPTINNLIQRINLRKRRDSLILGGVIGVCTILLLLYAFH